One part of the Algibacter sp. L1A34 genome encodes these proteins:
- a CDS encoding GMP reductase yields the protein MRIENEIKLGFKDVMFRPKRSTLKSRSEVSLDREFKFLHSSTVWKGIPIMAANMDTVGTFEMAKALASKGLFSAIHKHYSLSEWTRFLSSISKNDLNHIAVSTGIGEHDSEKLAEIFKLKPELKFICIDVANGYSEYFADFVKSTRKQYPDKVIIAGNVVTGEMVEELILSGADIVKVGIGPGSVCTTRIKTGVGYPQLSAIIECADAAHGLGGQIISDGGCTTPGDIAKAFGAGADFVMLGGMLAGHDESGGEIIKKNGEQFKKFYGMSSSTAMEKHVGGVAEYRASEGKTVEIPYKGPVESTLQDILGGLRSTCTYVGASRLKELTKRTTFIRVNEQENRFYNS from the coding sequence ATGCGCATAGAAAACGAAATAAAATTAGGATTTAAGGATGTTATGTTTCGCCCAAAAAGATCCACTCTAAAAAGCAGATCGGAAGTAAGTCTAGACCGAGAATTTAAATTTTTACATAGTTCGACAGTTTGGAAAGGCATTCCAATAATGGCCGCAAACATGGATACTGTTGGTACTTTTGAAATGGCTAAAGCCCTTGCTAGTAAAGGACTTTTTTCTGCAATACATAAGCATTATTCATTATCGGAATGGACGAGATTTTTATCTTCTATTTCTAAAAACGATTTAAATCATATTGCTGTTAGTACTGGTATTGGTGAGCATGATTCCGAAAAACTAGCCGAAATATTTAAACTAAAACCAGAATTAAAATTTATTTGTATTGATGTTGCAAACGGTTATTCTGAATATTTCGCAGATTTCGTGAAAAGCACCCGAAAACAATACCCTGATAAAGTTATTATTGCAGGAAATGTGGTTACAGGCGAGATGGTAGAAGAACTTATTCTCTCTGGTGCCGATATTGTAAAAGTTGGTATTGGTCCTGGATCGGTATGCACTACACGAATAAAAACCGGTGTTGGCTATCCTCAATTATCAGCAATTATTGAATGTGCCGATGCTGCCCATGGTTTAGGAGGACAAATTATTAGCGATGGTGGTTGTACAACTCCCGGAGATATAGCTAAGGCTTTTGGAGCTGGTGCAGATTTTGTAATGCTTGGAGGCATGCTTGCTGGACATGATGAAAGTGGTGGTGAAATTATTAAAAAAAATGGTGAGCAATTCAAGAAATTCTATGGTATGAGTTCCTCTACGGCTATGGAAAAACATGTTGGTGGCGTTGCCGAATACAGGGCTAGTGAAGGAAAAACAGTAGAAATACCATATAAAGGACCTGTAGAAAGCACCTTACAAGATATTTTAGGAGGGTTACGCAGTACGTGCACCTATGTTGGGGCATCTAGATTAAAAGAACTCACAAAACGGACTACATTTATTAGAGTTAATGAACAAGAAAACAGATTTTACAATTCGTAA
- a CDS encoding hybrid sensor histidine kinase/response regulator — translation MTRIKELKIDLEKAEDLAEHKSIYLANMSYEVRTPLNTVLGMLSMLKQTNLDEDQVAQVEIAEFSSMHLLQLVKMVTDNAEVDTSDVKLNFIAIDLRQDLVHLFKVFEYQAWEKGLEFDFKFLFEEKDKSLVYGDSSRIQQVLINLINNAIKFTNSGKVSIIIDQTVGIDTEKIVTFYVKDTGVGMRSDEVKRFFDGDSNIPAAIIKDYRGAGLGLSISRKLVKLMGGTLKLESKENEGSTFYFSLQLKKTLNVNVVEEPSKTLNAKFNVLVAEDNRMNQKVIKFLLEKQGADCTFAKNGLEAVELYKILDFDMIFMDIYMPDMDGYEATEAIIKTKKYAQHKTPIIAVSASAFEEDIESAKLAGANDFLAKPIELPKLKKLLNKYAL, via the coding sequence ATGACTAGAATAAAAGAATTAAAGATAGATTTAGAAAAGGCAGAGGATTTAGCCGAACATAAATCTATTTATTTAGCAAACATGAGCTATGAGGTTCGCACTCCACTTAACACGGTTTTGGGTATGCTTAGTATGCTTAAGCAAACAAATTTAGATGAAGACCAGGTTGCTCAAGTTGAAATTGCAGAGTTTTCATCGATGCATTTATTACAATTGGTAAAAATGGTTACGGATAATGCAGAAGTGGATACTAGTGATGTTAAATTGAATTTTATTGCCATCGATTTAAGACAAGATTTAGTTCACTTATTTAAAGTATTTGAATACCAAGCTTGGGAAAAAGGTTTAGAATTCGATTTTAAATTTTTATTTGAAGAAAAGGATAAGTCTTTGGTTTATGGCGATTCTTCTAGAATTCAGCAAGTGTTGATTAACTTGATTAATAATGCTATTAAGTTTACTAATTCTGGAAAAGTATCGATAATAATAGATCAGACGGTTGGTATTGATACTGAAAAAATAGTGACGTTTTATGTTAAAGATACTGGGGTAGGTATGCGTTCAGATGAAGTAAAACGCTTTTTTGATGGGGATAGTAATATTCCGGCTGCCATTATTAAAGATTATCGCGGTGCTGGTTTAGGATTGTCGATTTCGCGTAAATTGGTAAAATTGATGGGCGGAACTTTAAAACTAGAAAGTAAAGAGAATGAAGGCTCTACCTTTTATTTTAGTCTTCAATTAAAAAAGACGCTTAATGTTAATGTGGTTGAAGAGCCATCGAAAACTTTGAATGCTAAATTTAATGTTTTGGTTGCTGAAGATAATAGAATGAACCAAAAAGTAATTAAGTTTTTATTAGAGAAACAAGGTGCCGATTGTACGTTTGCAAAAAATGGTTTGGAAGCTGTGGAGCTTTATAAAATTTTAGATTTCGATATGATTTTTATGGATATCTACATGCCAGATATGGATGGGTATGAAGCTACGGAAGCTATTATAAAAACTAAAAAATACGCACAACATAAAACACCGATAATAGCAGTTTCGGCAAGTGCTTTTGAAGAAGATATCGAAAGCGCAAAACTAGCAGGAGCAAACGATTTTTTAGCAAAGCCAATAGAACTGCCAAAGCTAAAAAAGTTATTAAATAAGTATGCGCTTTAA
- a CDS encoding DUF4274 domain-containing protein, with protein sequence MLNWIIDSPKCNKGIALLIFWRAIPDFYFDYT encoded by the coding sequence ATATTAAATTGGATTATTGATAGCCCAAAATGTAACAAAGGAATCGCTTTATTGATTTTTTGGAGAGCTATACCTGATTTTTATTTTGATTATACTTAA
- a CDS encoding RidA family protein: MKKIITTTEAPAPIGPYNQAVLTGNTLYTSGQIAINPETSELVLEDIKTETTQVMHNLKAVLKAADMTFENVIKSSIFISNMDDFVSINEVYGSYFNDATAPARETVQVARLPKNVNVEISVIAVK, translated from the coding sequence ATGAAAAAAATAATAACAACAACTGAAGCTCCTGCTCCTATTGGACCATATAATCAAGCCGTTTTAACAGGAAACACATTATACACATCTGGACAAATAGCTATTAACCCAGAAACCAGCGAGCTTGTTTTAGAAGACATTAAAACAGAAACTACACAAGTTATGCATAATCTAAAAGCTGTTTTAAAAGCGGCTGATATGACTTTCGAAAATGTGATTAAATCATCAATTTTCATAAGTAACATGGACGATTTTGTTAGTATTAACGAAGTTTACGGAAGTTATTTTAACGACGCCACTGCTCCTGCACGCGAAACAGTTCAAGTTGCCCGATTACCTAAAAATGTAAATGTCGAAATTAGCGTTATTGCTGTCAAGTAA
- a CDS encoding N-acetylmuramoyl-L-alanine amidase: MKTNTLLLFVSFILVLTFSSYANNRNNDADKFVVVLDAGHGGKDPGNLGNGYKEKDIALKVVLAIGSALEKNPNIKVIYTRKSDKFIDLFVRGKIANKAKADLFVSVHCDSHTSQAYGAGTFVLGLHRNKTNFEVAKKENSVILLEDNYHQNYSGYDPNSPESAISIMMGMEDYLDQSIQLASLIQKNFVGKLKRKDRSVKQAGFIVLHQTVMPSVLVELGFLTNNKEGAFLNSKKGQQQMAKAVTDAILQYKASLEQNVAHTIFEEEEIETSSTSDEIYKDITFKIQIAASSKSLVTKPYNFKGLSNISKEKTGSLYKYYYGSTSNYTQTKQLVSDAKSKGYKSSFVVAFKNGKKISLSEALKR; the protein is encoded by the coding sequence ATGAAAACGAACACCTTATTACTTTTCGTATCTTTTATATTAGTATTAACATTTTCTTCATATGCAAATAATAGAAATAACGACGCTGATAAATTTGTAGTTGTACTCGATGCAGGCCATGGCGGAAAAGATCCTGGGAATTTAGGAAATGGTTATAAAGAAAAAGATATTGCATTAAAAGTAGTTTTAGCTATTGGAAGTGCCTTAGAGAAAAACCCAAATATAAAAGTAATTTATACTCGTAAATCTGATAAATTTATAGATTTATTTGTACGCGGAAAGATAGCAAACAAAGCTAAAGCCGATTTATTTGTATCTGTACATTGCGATTCGCACACATCACAAGCTTATGGAGCAGGAACTTTTGTTTTAGGTTTACACCGAAATAAAACTAATTTTGAGGTAGCTAAAAAGGAGAACTCAGTAATTTTATTGGAAGATAATTACCATCAAAATTATTCGGGTTACGACCCAAATTCACCAGAATCTGCAATTAGTATAATGATGGGAATGGAAGATTATTTAGATCAAAGTATTCAGTTAGCAAGTTTAATTCAAAAAAACTTTGTTGGAAAATTAAAAAGAAAAGACAGAAGTGTTAAACAAGCTGGTTTTATTGTTTTACACCAAACAGTAATGCCAAGTGTTTTGGTAGAATTAGGGTTTTTAACCAATAATAAAGAGGGTGCATTTTTAAATTCAAAAAAAGGCCAACAACAGATGGCTAAGGCTGTCACCGATGCTATTTTACAATATAAAGCATCCTTAGAACAAAATGTGGCGCATACTATTTTTGAAGAAGAAGAGATAGAAACATCTTCTACTAGCGATGAAATATATAAGGATATTACTTTTAAAATTCAAATAGCTGCAAGTTCAAAATCTCTAGTAACTAAGCCATACAATTTTAAAGGTTTATCTAATATTTCTAAAGAAAAAACGGGTAGTTTATATAAGTATTATTATGGTTCTACATCAAATTATACACAAACAAAGCAATTGGTAAGCGATGCAAAAAGCAAAGGCTATAAATCAAGCTTTGTTGTAGCTTTTAAAAATGGTAAAAAAATTAGTCTTAGCGAAGCTTTAAAAAGGTAA
- a CDS encoding MlaD family protein gives MKISREVKTGILVLLGILLFIFGFNYLKGQNLLDSSKTYYAVYDNVEGLVPSTPVTINGLNVGKVVSIKFKEDGSGKLLVKLMVDNDFEFSKNSTAQLYDTGLIGGKAIAILPAFDKAGNAESESVLNGTVKVGLTDALANQLTPLQGKIEKMLTSADALISNLNDVLDEKGKANLKTSLASLSVTMKSFEGTSKSLNQIMQTNESKITTVLTNAEIASNDLAKMTSSLSKSDLAATMKNLETTLASFNNIMANLEKGEGSMGKLLKDDALYNNLEGATEELESLLKDFKLHPNRYTRILSKKEIPYKEPETN, from the coding sequence TTGAAAATATCTAGAGAAGTAAAAACAGGCATATTAGTATTATTAGGAATTCTCCTTTTTATTTTTGGTTTTAATTACCTAAAAGGACAAAATTTATTAGATAGTTCTAAAACTTATTATGCAGTTTACGATAATGTTGAAGGCTTGGTGCCATCTACACCTGTAACCATAAACGGACTAAACGTTGGAAAGGTAGTTAGTATTAAATTTAAGGAGGACGGCTCAGGGAAATTATTAGTAAAACTAATGGTAGATAATGACTTTGAATTCTCGAAAAATAGTACAGCACAATTATACGATACAGGATTAATAGGAGGAAAGGCTATTGCTATTCTACCAGCTTTTGATAAGGCAGGTAACGCCGAAAGTGAAAGTGTATTAAACGGAACGGTAAAAGTAGGATTAACAGACGCTCTTGCAAACCAATTAACACCATTACAAGGTAAAATCGAAAAAATGCTAACGAGTGCTGATGCATTAATTTCAAATTTAAATGATGTTTTAGATGAAAAGGGAAAAGCTAACTTAAAAACAAGTTTGGCTAGTTTAAGCGTAACTATGAAATCGTTTGAAGGCACATCAAAATCTTTGAATCAAATTATGCAAACTAATGAATCTAAAATTACCACGGTTTTAACAAATGCAGAAATTGCAAGTAATGATTTAGCAAAAATGACGAGTTCACTTTCTAAATCTGATTTAGCTGCAACTATGAAAAATCTTGAAACTACTTTAGCTAGTTTCAATAATATAATGGCAAACCTAGAAAAGGGAGAAGGTTCTATGGGCAAACTGCTTAAAGACGATGCCTTATACAATAATTTAGAAGGAGCAACCGAAGAATTAGAATCTCTTTTAAAAGATTTTAAATTACACCCAAACCGTTATACTAGAATTCTTTCTAAAAAAGAAATCCCGTATAAAGAACCTGAAACTAACTAA
- a CDS encoding (Fe-S)-binding protein, with the protein MTYLPNIVFAIILICGIGYFANNVKKLFRNIKLGQDVDVNDNKPQRWKNMARIALGQSKMVRRPISGFLHVVVYVGFVIINIEVLEIIIDGLFGTHRIGLSILPTSVYGFLIGTFEVLAILVFIAVIIFWTRRNVIKIQRFWKSEMTGWPKNDGNFILYFEMVLMTLFLVMNATDFHFQALNSGNVISQFISPLFSGLPETTLHVIERSAWWIHIIGILVFLNYLYFSKHLHILLAFPNTYYGKLTPKGQFNNLESVTNEVKLMMDPNADPFAAQPESETDEAPAKFGASDVQDLSWVSLLNAYTCTECGRCTSECPANLTGKKLSPRKIMMDTRDRLEEVGKNIDANNGEFKDDGKQLLGDYITNEELWACTSCNACVEACPVSIDPLSIIIEMRRYLVMEQSAAPAELNNMMTNIENNGAPWPYNQMDRLNWKDE; encoded by the coding sequence ATGACATATTTACCAAACATAGTATTCGCTATAATTTTAATTTGTGGCATTGGATATTTTGCAAATAATGTAAAAAAGCTCTTCCGAAATATTAAACTCGGTCAAGATGTAGATGTTAATGATAATAAGCCTCAACGTTGGAAGAACATGGCCCGCATTGCCCTTGGGCAAAGTAAAATGGTGCGCCGCCCAATTTCTGGATTTCTGCACGTTGTTGTTTATGTAGGATTTGTTATTATAAATATAGAAGTACTTGAAATTATAATTGATGGGCTTTTTGGCACACATCGTATAGGCTTAAGTATATTACCAACATCTGTTTACGGTTTTTTAATTGGCACGTTCGAGGTGTTAGCAATTCTTGTTTTTATTGCTGTAATCATATTTTGGACCCGTAGAAATGTAATAAAAATTCAACGTTTTTGGAAAAGTGAAATGACGGGTTGGCCAAAAAATGATGGAAACTTCATTTTATATTTTGAAATGGTTTTAATGACCCTATTCTTGGTTATGAATGCTACCGATTTTCATTTTCAAGCCTTAAATTCAGGAAACGTTATCAGTCAATTTATATCGCCGTTATTTTCAGGTTTACCGGAAACTACCTTGCATGTTATAGAGCGTAGTGCTTGGTGGATACATATTATTGGTATTTTAGTATTCCTAAATTATCTTTATTTTTCGAAACATTTACATATATTATTAGCGTTTCCAAATACTTATTATGGTAAATTAACACCAAAAGGGCAATTCAATAATTTAGAGTCTGTTACCAATGAAGTAAAACTCATGATGGATCCAAATGCAGATCCATTTGCAGCACAACCGGAAAGCGAAACAGACGAAGCTCCTGCTAAATTTGGAGCTAGCGATGTGCAAGATTTAAGTTGGGTTAGTTTATTAAATGCTTATACTTGTACCGAGTGCGGACGCTGTACTAGCGAGTGTCCTGCAAACTTAACAGGTAAAAAATTATCACCTCGAAAAATAATGATGGACACACGTGACCGTCTCGAAGAGGTTGGTAAAAATATCGATGCCAACAATGGTGAATTTAAAGATGATGGTAAACAATTACTTGGAGATTACATCACAAATGAAGAACTTTGGGCATGTACCAGTTGTAATGCCTGTGTAGAAGCCTGCCCAGTAAGTATCGATCCATTATCTATTATTATCGAAATGCGTCGTTATCTCGTTATGGAACAAAGTGCGGCACCAGCAGAACTTAATAACATGATGACCAATATTGAAAATAATGGAGCACCATGGCCATATAATCAAATGGACCGTTTGAATTGGAAAGATGAATAA
- a CDS encoding (Fe-S)-binding protein: MSEQLNVPTMEELMAQGKQPDILFWVGSAGSYDDRAKKITRAFVKILNKANVNFAVLGTEETCTGDVAKRAGNEFLFQMQAMMNIEVLNAYEVKRIVTCDPHSFNCLKNEYPGLGGNYEVLHHTQFIKELIETKKLDIKDGVFNGKRITFHDPCYLGRANSEYDAPRDVLASLNATLLEMKRSKATALCCGAGGAQMFKDAEKGDKEINELRTEDALKTNPEIIATACPYCMTMMSDGVKLKEKENEITVLDIAELIAQSQGL; encoded by the coding sequence ATGAGCGAACAACTAAACGTACCAACCATGGAAGAACTCATGGCACAAGGCAAACAGCCCGACATTTTATTTTGGGTAGGTTCTGCTGGAAGTTATGATGATAGAGCCAAGAAAATAACACGTGCTTTTGTTAAAATATTAAACAAAGCTAACGTTAATTTTGCTGTTTTAGGAACTGAAGAAACATGTACTGGCGATGTTGCAAAACGTGCAGGAAATGAGTTTTTGTTTCAAATGCAAGCCATGATGAACATAGAAGTTCTAAATGCTTATGAAGTAAAACGCATTGTAACTTGCGATCCACATTCATTTAATTGCTTAAAAAATGAATATCCGGGTTTAGGCGGAAATTACGAAGTTCTGCACCATACACAATTTATAAAAGAATTAATTGAAACTAAAAAACTAGATATAAAGGATGGTGTGTTTAATGGTAAGCGTATTACCTTTCATGATCCCTGTTATTTAGGACGAGCAAATTCGGAATATGATGCACCTAGAGATGTTTTAGCTTCATTAAATGCTACCCTTCTAGAAATGAAACGTAGCAAGGCTACTGCATTATGCTGTGGAGCAGGAGGCGCGCAAATGTTTAAAGATGCCGAAAAAGGGGATAAGGAGATTAATGAACTTCGTACGGAAGATGCTCTTAAAACCAATCCAGAAATAATTGCAACGGCTTGCCCTTATTGTATGACTATGATGAGCGATGGCGTAAAATTAAAGGAAAAAGAAAATGAAATTACGGTTTTGGATATAGCAGAATTAATTGCACAATCTCAAGGTTTGTAA
- a CDS encoding ABC transporter ATPase has protein sequence MLVDFNILPEESRVWIYQANRSFNEQELEEIHDKLNVFIENWTAHGSDLQSGYTIKYKRFIIIGVNQSMSQASGCSIDASVRFIQQLEKDYNVDLMDKMNVSYKQGEYVAYKTLIDFRKMAKDKAVSKNTIVFNNLVATVGEFKENWEVPASESWHSRFVK, from the coding sequence ATGTTAGTAGATTTCAATATATTACCCGAAGAATCACGTGTTTGGATATACCAAGCAAATCGTTCGTTTAACGAACAAGAGTTAGAAGAAATTCATGATAAACTCAATGTTTTTATAGAAAATTGGACAGCACATGGTAGTGATTTACAATCGGGCTATACCATAAAATATAAGCGTTTTATAATAATAGGAGTAAACCAAAGTATGAGCCAAGCATCTGGTTGTTCTATAGATGCTTCAGTACGTTTTATTCAGCAATTAGAAAAAGATTACAATGTCGATTTAATGGATAAAATGAATGTATCGTACAAACAAGGCGAATATGTAGCATATAAAACATTAATAGATTTTCGTAAAATGGCTAAAGACAAAGCCGTTTCTAAAAATACCATTGTGTTTAATAATTTAGTTGCGACAGTAGGTGAGTTTAAAGAAAATTGGGAAGTTCCTGCAAGCGAAAGCTGGCATAGCCGATTTGTAAAATAA